The genomic window GTCGCAGGTGTTCCACGCAGCGTTTGACCAACTGCAGGCGGAGGTACACCATGGTGTGCAGGGCCTGCTCAACCACTATGGCGCACAGGACCCTGCAGAGTTTTTTGCAGTGGTGTCCGAGGTGTTTTTCGAGCAACCCCGTGCGTTGGCTACCGAATACCCCGCGTTGTACCAGGAGCTCAGCGGGTATTACAAAGTGGACCCCGCTGACTGGTGAACACCAAGCCTCCTAAATGCCTTCGAGCATAACCATGGTGCGGCGCGCCGATGCGCGGCTGATGGGCAGAATGGCCTGGTACTCGGGCGAGTCGTAAAAGCGGTTGGCCGCATCTGCATCCGGAAAGCGGATCAACACCATACGCGTGGGTGACCACAGGTCGGTTTCCTTCAGGCTCAGTGCGCCGCCACGTGCCAGGTATTCACCGCCAAAGTGTTCGACCAAAGGTTTGGCTTTAAGTTTGTATTCTTCGTACAGCTCAGGCTTATCGAGCAGGGTGTCAACAATGAGGTAAGTTGCCATGGGTGTCTCCGTTTGCTAGGTTAAAAATTGCGGTGCAATGCCGGTGGGGACGGCGTGTTGTGTTACTCAAGCGGGAATGCGTCGCGCGGCACATGGTAGGCATCAAAGTAGTGGCGTTTGAACATTGCCCGCACCGTGCCGTCTTTGACCATGGAGGCCATGGCCGCCTCAAACCGCTGCACATGCGCCACATGGGCGGACTTCTTGGAGAGGCCTACCGCACGCGGTGTGCGGTCCGCCTCGCGGTACTCGGCCTTTACCAGTTCATTTTGCAATTGCATACTGTACACAATGGCTTCGCCCTGGTCCTCCGCCATGACCACAGTGTCGACCCGTCCACGCACCAGTTTTTTGAAACTGGCTTCGGCGTCCTTCGCCCCGTCTTTGCTTAACTGCGTGTCGTTGTCAAAACGGTCGAAGTATTGGGTGCCATTCTTGACCCCAATGCGTAGTGTCTTCAAATCGTTGTAACTGCGTACCAAACTGGCCTTGCCCTTGGGTACATAAAACACCTTGTCGGAGCTGAGCTTGCGGTAGGGGGTGCGCAGGAAATGGATGTAGGCCTCCCGCTCGGGCGAGGCTTGTATGCCGATGATGATATCGGCCTGTCCATCTTGGATCATCTTCAAACAGCGTTTAATGGGGCAGTGGACGATCTCCAGTTCGTTGTCCGTGCGTTTGGCCAGTTCCCGCACAATTTCGGTGTAGGCACCACCAAAGTGTTTGTGGGTGTCGACGGTCTTCCACGGAGGCAGCTCACTGAAGGCGAAGACCAGACGCCCGGCTGCTGCGGGTGTGGAGATGCTGAACGCGATCAACATCAACGCCAGTCCCACGCGCTTCGCAGTCAACCAATTGCGCCGGGGTCCTGGCATGTGCCTCCTAATCGACCCTATGGTGGTTCAGTACAGGCCGCGCACGCGGGCCTGCAAGCGGCTCAGACCCAACAGGGCGTCGGTAAAGGGTGTGGGGACACCGGTCAAGGTGCCCAGTTCTTTGACCACGGTGACAAGCGCATCCAGCTCCACGGCCTTGCCCGCTTCTACGTCTTGCAACATCGAAGTCTTGAAGGCGCCGAGTTTGAGCGTGACCTGGTGCCGGTCCGACGGTTGCTGGTCGATGGGTAGCCCCAAGCGTGCACCAATTTCCTTGGCCTCCAGCATCACGGTAGAGACAAAGTTGCGCACCAGCTCGTCACCCAAGATCAGATCGGTGGTGGCGCCGGTCAGCGCACTGATGGGGTTGACCGTCATATTGCCCCACAGTTTGTACCAGACATCTTTTTGCACCTGGGGCGACACGCTGGCGGCAAAACCCGCTTGCGTCAACAAGGCTGCCAGGGCTTGTGCACGTGTACTGACCTTGCCCGAGGGTTCGCCCAGAATCAGGCCATTGCCAAAATGGTGGTGGATGAC from Rhodoferax sp. AJA081-3 includes these protein-coding regions:
- a CDS encoding DUF1330 domain-containing protein, with amino-acid sequence MATYLIVDTLLDKPELYEEYKLKAKPLVEHFGGEYLARGGALSLKETDLWSPTRMVLIRFPDADAANRFYDSPEYQAILPISRASARRTMVMLEGI
- a CDS encoding ABC transporter substrate-binding protein, with the translated sequence MPGPRRNWLTAKRVGLALMLIAFSISTPAAAGRLVFAFSELPPWKTVDTHKHFGGAYTEIVRELAKRTDNELEIVHCPIKRCLKMIQDGQADIIIGIQASPEREAYIHFLRTPYRKLSSDKVFYVPKGKASLVRSYNDLKTLRIGVKNGTQYFDRFDNDTQLSKDGAKDAEASFKKLVRGRVDTVVMAEDQGEAIVYSMQLQNELVKAEYREADRTPRAVGLSKKSAHVAHVQRFEAAMASMVKDGTVRAMFKRHYFDAYHVPRDAFPLE
- a CDS encoding 2-dehydropantoate 2-reductase, coding for MTASFKTVCIVGCGAIGGWLGAGLARAGCQVSVFARGTTLAALQTQGLRLGTEQHTVHASSDAAALGVQDLVVVAVKAPALQDVARQIGPLIGPNTVVLTAMNGVPWWFFQGFGGALAGTQLQAVDAGGEIATAIPAANVIGCVVHASCSVDAPGVIHHHFGNGLILGEPSGKVSTRAQALAALLTQAGFAASVSPQVQKDVWYKLWGNMTVNPISALTGATTDLILGDELVRNFVSTVMLEAKEIGARLGLPIDQQPSDRHQVTLKLGAFKTSMLQDVEAGKAVELDALVTVVKELGTLTGVPTPFTDALLGLSRLQARVRGLY